The genomic interval GCAAAGAAGGCGACAACAAAGAAGGCGGCGACGAAGGACGAGTAGGGCTCAGCCCTGCGCCAGCCCATTGATTCTGTCCAGAAACTGACTGCGCGTCGTCTCTGCATGCGGGTTCTGGGACAGGATGGTGTGCAAGAGCGCGGGCGAATCGTCCTGCACCATCGCGACCGCCTGCATCAGGTGCCGATAGCTTGCGGTGGTCAGCCGGTCCGGCAACGGCCCCAGATCCGACAGGCCGCGGGCGATCAGATGCGTCAGCCCCTGCACGATGGCCATCTCTCTGTCATGGCTGTCCGGGGTGCTGCGGATCACCCGCAATCCCATGCGCCGCATCAGGGCCACAGCGCGCAGATGCTGCGGCCCCCGCAGCGGGCACCAGGCGATGCGATGCCCGGCCAGCCCGTCAGGCGCGCTTCGCGGACCGAAGAGAGGATGGCTGCAGACCAGATCGACATGATCGGGCAGCAGTTCCTGCATCATCCGTGCAGGCTGGATCTTGACCGAACAGACGTCGATGACCAGCGCCCCCGGTCGCAGATGATCCGCCATACGCGACAGCACGCCCCGCAGCGCCGACAGCGGCACGGCCAGAATGATCACATCGCAGCGGGCGGCGATCTGGCTATCGACCTGCGGCAGATCATTGGACCGGACCTGCGGATCGCAGATGCAAAGGCTGGCACGGCCGCGCAGATGGCGGGCGACAAGCTGGCCAAACGCGCCGAAGCCGATAATGGCGACAGAGGGCAGAGACGACATGGAACGACCTTTCACAAGAAGTTGTGCAGGATCGTGGACTGTCTGGATTGTCGGCCGCACGAACCCGCGCGGCAAGATTGTGCTGCCCCGCTATCTCAGCGAGGGATAATAGACCGGGAAAAGGGCAGCATTCTTCGACATGGCACCCCGATGCACCGGGCCGGTGCGAAAGTCAACCGTCGCGCATTTCTGCCCCGATCAGATTGACTTGGGGTCACGCGCGGGCCACAACTTCGCGGAAGTTGGTAAAAGAGGGGGAGACCATGAAAAAGGTCTATGCCAATGCGAATGAGGCTCTGGACGGTCTGCTGACGGACGGCATGCTGATCGCCGCCGGCGGTTTCGGCCTGTCGGGTATCCCGGAACTGCTGATCGCGGCGATCCGCGACAGCGGGGTCAAGGACCTGACTGTCGCCAGCAATAATGCGGGCGTCGACGATTTCGGCCTGGGCCTGTTGCTGCAAACGAAGCAGATCAGGAAGATGATCAGCAGCTATGTCGGAGAGAATGCCGAATTCATGCGGCAATATCTGTCGGGCGAGTTGGAACTGGAATTCAACCCTCAGGGCACGCTGGCCGAGCGCATGCGCGCGGGCGGCGCTGGCATCCCCGGTTTTTATACCAAGACCGGCGTCGGCACGGTGATTGCCGATGGCAAGGAGGTCAAGAATTTCGATGGTGAGGATTACATTCTGGAACGCGGAATCGTCGCGGATCTGGCGATCGTGAAGGCCTGGAAGGCCGATGACACCGGCAACCTGATCTTCCGCAAGACCGCGCGCAATTTCAACCCGCCCGCGGCCATGTGCGGCAAGATCTGCGTGGCAGAGGTCGAAGAGATCGTCCCGCGCGGCAGCATCGACCCCGATCACATCCACCTGCCCGGGATCTATGTGCACCGGATCATCCAGGGGCAGCATGAAAAGCGCATCGAACAGCGCACCACTCGCAAGCGTGAGGAGGCTTGATCATGGCCGGTGAACAAAAGGGTTGGGACCGCAACCAGATGGCCGCGCGCGCGGCCGAGGAACTGGAAGACGGCATGTATGTGAACCTTGGCATCGGGATTCCGACGCTGGTGGCCAATTATGTCGGCGACAAGGACATCACCCTGCAATCCGAAAACGGCATGCTGGGCATGGGCCCTTTCCCCTATGAGGGCGAAGAGGATGCCGATCTGATCAACGCGGGCAAGCAGACCATCACCGAACTGGCCCGCACCAGCTATTTCGACAGTGCCACCAGCTTTGCGATGATCCGTGGCGGCAAGATCGCTGCGGCGATTCTGGGGGCCATGGAAGTCGCGGAAAACGGCGATCTGGCGAACTGGATGATTCCGGGCAAGCTGGTCAAGGGCATGGGCGGTGCAATGGATCTGGTCGCCGGCGTCGGCCGCGTGATCGTGGTCATGGATCACACCAACAAGGCCGGTGAATCCAAGGTTCTGAAGGCCTGCACGCTGCCGCTGACCGGCAAGAATGTGGTCCATCGGATCATTACCAATCTGGGCGTTCTGGATGTCGTCGATGGCGGGCTGAAGATCGTCCAGCTGGCCGATGGCGTGACCGAGGAAGAGCTGCGCGGCGCGACCGAAGCCACCATCGTCTGATCCGCTGGCATCGAAATGTGGGGCGCAGTCTGCGATGGCGGCTGCGCCCCTCTTTCGTCTTTGCATCCCGCGCCACGCCGTGGCATCTGTGCCCCATGACCATGAGTTCCGACCAGATTGCCGCCCTGTTTACCCGCCCCGATGGCAGCTTTCTGTGCGCCCGGTGGGGACGACCCGTCGCGCCGGTGATCTTCGGGCTGGCCGATGAGACGCTGGACATCTTTCGCAGCGTGATCCGGGCGGGCTTTGCCCATGCCGGGCATCCGATGGCCGAGACCGATCCCGAAATGGGCAGCAACCTGATGCTGTTCTTCATGCGGGATTGGGACGAGTTGGCGGGCATCCCCGATCTGGAACAGCTGACCGGGATCCAGGGCCTGCCCGAACGACTGCGGGACAGTCAGGCCGATCAGTATCGCGTCTTTCGCTTCGACGATAACGGCGCGATCCGCGCCTGTCTGGGCTTCGTGCGCATGACCGGCGCGCTCAGCCAGGCGCATCCCGCGCAACTGGCCGAGGCGCTGACCATGCGCAGCACGCTGACCTTCGCCCGCGATATCACGCCCACGCCCGACCTGGCCGCCTTGATCCGCGTGGCCTATGACCCGATCCTGCCTCCCGCCGCCACCGATGCCAGCTATGCGCTGCGGCTGTCGGCGCGGCTTGCGCAGACAGCGAAGACAGGGCCGGTTCAATGAGCCACAGCTTGCCCCTCCGCGTCTATTACGAAGATACCGATCTTGCCGGGATCGTCTATTACGCCAATTACCTGAAATTCATCGAGCGTGGCCGGTCGGAATGGCTGCGCGATCTGGGCATCGATCAGCGCCGGATGAAGGATGAGGGAGGTCAGGTCTTTGCCGTCCGCCGGGTCGAGGCCGACTACCTGCGTCCGGCCGTTTTCGATGACCTGCTGGAGGTGACGACCGCTCTGGCGCAGATGACCCCTGCCCGCATCGTCGTGGATCAGGCGGTCAGGCGCGGCGGGCAGGTGCTTTTCACCGCCCGCGTCACGATTGCCTGCCTTGATGCCAATGGCCGCCCGACCCGCATCCCGGCCATCGTCGCCCGCGCCATCGCGCAAAACTGAGTCATTTCTGCCGCACCTGATGCGCCGAAACCCGCAAAGCGCGGCGTTCCCCGAAAAGTGACTGCATTGTGTTGCGGCGGGGGGCTGCATCCTCTGATACAGAAGGTTTAGAAGGCCAGCGGTCCGAGCCGCGATAATCGGCCCGAAACGCCCGGGACAGGGCAGGATGATGATGAGGCAGTGACATATGGAACCGATTCAGGCCGCGCAGGCCGTTGATTTCTCGCTGATGGCGCTTTTCACCCGCGCCTCGCTGACCGTGCAGATCGTGATGGTGATCCTGATCATCGCCTCGGTCTGGGGCTGGGCGATCATCATCCGGAAATTCCTGACCTTCGCCAATGCCCGCCGCGAAGCGGCACGGTTCGACCGCGCCTTCTGGTCGGGCGAGCCTCTGGACGATCTCTATGACCGTCTGGGCGAAAACCCCAAGGGCGCCAGCGAGCGGATCTTTGCTGCCGGAATGACCGAATGGCGCCGCAGCCACCGCGAGGATGGCAAGCTGATCCCGGGCGGTCTGCAGCGCATCGACCGCGCCATGAATGTGGCGATCCAACGCGAAGAAGCCCGCCTGTTCCGTGGCCTGTCCTTCCTGGCCACCGTCGGCTCGACCGCGCCGTTTATCGGCCTTTTCGGGACAGTCTGGGGCATCAAGACCGCCTTCGAAGGCATCGCCATGTCGCAAGATACCAGCCTTGCCGTCGTCGCCCCCGGCATTGCCGAGGCGCTGCTGGCCACCGCGCTTGGCCTGCTGGCCGCAATTCCGGCGGTGATCTTCTACAACAAGCTGTCGGGCGATGCGGAACGTATCGTCGGCAATTGGGAAGCCTTCGCCGACGAATTCTCGACCCTGCTGTCGCGTCAACTGGACGAGGCATAAGCCATGGCCTCGTCAGTCGTCAAAAGGGTCAACAGAAAGGGTCGCGGGCGTCGGCGCAACGCGCCCATGTCCGAAATCAACGTGACGCCCTTTGTCGATGTCATGCTGGTGCTGCTGGTGATTTTCATGGTCGCCGCGCCGCTGATGACGGCGGGCATTCCGCTGAACCTGCCGGAAACCGCCGCCACCGCCGTCCCTTCGGAGTCGGAAGAACCGCTGGTCGTGTCGATCCCGGCCGAGGGTGAGATCACGGTGATGAACACCCCGGTGGCGGAATCGCAGATCGTCAGCCAGGTGCAGGTCGTTCTGGCCAATCGTCAAAGCGAACGTGTGTTCCTGCGCGCGGATGGCGCCCTGCCCTATGCCCGCGTGGTGCAGGTCATGGGCGCGCTGAACGCCGCCGGTCTGACAGATATCGTGCTGGTTACCGAGACCGGTGGCCCGCGCATGGATGAGTGATCAATGGAAGATCG from Paracoccus fistulariae carries:
- the tolQ gene encoding protein TolQ — translated: MEPIQAAQAVDFSLMALFTRASLTVQIVMVILIIASVWGWAIIIRKFLTFANARREAARFDRAFWSGEPLDDLYDRLGENPKGASERIFAAGMTEWRRSHREDGKLIPGGLQRIDRAMNVAIQREEARLFRGLSFLATVGSTAPFIGLFGTVWGIKTAFEGIAMSQDTSLAVVAPGIAEALLATALGLLAAIPAVIFYNKLSGDAERIVGNWEAFADEFSTLLSRQLDEA
- a CDS encoding CoA transferase subunit B; this encodes MAGEQKGWDRNQMAARAAEELEDGMYVNLGIGIPTLVANYVGDKDITLQSENGMLGMGPFPYEGEEDADLINAGKQTITELARTSYFDSATSFAMIRGGKIAAAILGAMEVAENGDLANWMIPGKLVKGMGGAMDLVAGVGRVIVVMDHTNKAGESKVLKACTLPLTGKNVVHRIITNLGVLDVVDGGLKIVQLADGVTEEELRGATEATIV
- a CDS encoding ExbD/TolR family protein, which produces MASSVVKRVNRKGRGRRRNAPMSEINVTPFVDVMLVLLVIFMVAAPLMTAGIPLNLPETAATAVPSESEEPLVVSIPAEGEITVMNTPVAESQIVSQVQVVLANRQSERVFLRADGALPYARVVQVMGALNAAGLTDIVLVTETGGPRMDE
- a CDS encoding prephenate dehydrogenase is translated as MSSLPSVAIIGFGAFGQLVARHLRGRASLCICDPQVRSNDLPQVDSQIAARCDVIILAVPLSALRGVLSRMADHLRPGALVIDVCSVKIQPARMMQELLPDHVDLVCSHPLFGPRSAPDGLAGHRIAWCPLRGPQHLRAVALMRRMGLRVIRSTPDSHDREMAIVQGLTHLIARGLSDLGPLPDRLTTASYRHLMQAVAMVQDDSPALLHTILSQNPHAETTRSQFLDRINGLAQG
- a CDS encoding CoA transferase subunit A, whose translation is MKKVYANANEALDGLLTDGMLIAAGGFGLSGIPELLIAAIRDSGVKDLTVASNNAGVDDFGLGLLLQTKQIRKMISSYVGENAEFMRQYLSGELELEFNPQGTLAERMRAGGAGIPGFYTKTGVGTVIADGKEVKNFDGEDYILERGIVADLAIVKAWKADDTGNLIFRKTARNFNPPAAMCGKICVAEVEEIVPRGSIDPDHIHLPGIYVHRIIQGQHEKRIEQRTTRKREEA
- the ybgC gene encoding tol-pal system-associated acyl-CoA thioesterase, giving the protein MSHSLPLRVYYEDTDLAGIVYYANYLKFIERGRSEWLRDLGIDQRRMKDEGGQVFAVRRVEADYLRPAVFDDLLEVTTALAQMTPARIVVDQAVRRGGQVLFTARVTIACLDANGRPTRIPAIVARAIAQN